One part of the Vidua chalybeata isolate OUT-0048 chromosome 11, bVidCha1 merged haplotype, whole genome shotgun sequence genome encodes these proteins:
- the CEP89 gene encoding centrosomal protein of 89 kDa isoform X4 — protein sequence MKHIAHGLVPAATIAPKPAVPRTPPPRSPNPSPERPRSALAAAILATTLTGRTVAIPQPRQRSFSETDSTFLEQECLEPYAAVTELRIGSNWKLDGCDRSPLQSLEITGSYGEEEDVDTSLSDADKEAESSCKSNEKEEGSFSTSAIYAVPCKTKKEEFPPSPIPNADKEVSSLETECQVVVDKSSVQIEGDQNLGLNLKEEKIVAEKLIHDKPPPSPDVSVRARQVWENTSKEKFRELQQENWSLNRAYQAVLQQYKGTKQCMEEQQLKLKTLEEENKRLKEAAENSPRGEEATELLSLRQQAQELVDENDALKMVVHRLNVELSRYQTKFRSLSQEENAKLKSLPMEGPRPPWLVDMKYLSPLLLAYEDRIREKEDFILEHEEDMKNFKARVEELVKENEDLHEQLNNFVTPTEWQLLQTQAKLVLEENGVLMEQLKIQQAKAKDSHRQHVQEASKLAKQIVVLEEKKKSQEEEITEYQKQLEALCSTCEELKAKMDSRITAEEHLAVVDDLKSCLQQEQKKRCEVEAVMGRVASLQTENKKLLLEKNNFMADKKILETEMQMTEKTNRRLKKKISLLQLQLEEAMEKEATAYHYLANLIGLVEKTAKERDHLVFLARCLENENHGVLKKIVEGSLRLGRLEEKVKVYKKKTAEKLGDISLKMTEQEKEFERKTVQYEEEKKHLRCLLQDKQEILNEVLQQNRKTEGVLEIMCESTAKENRRMREVLQKSLRKNNAWSAVTVHEPHSQKDLVYGHDFSYCDVKTSSPTEMKFSNNVSDKNLHLIQERKLGA from the exons ATG AAACATATAGCTCATGGCCTGGTCCCTGCTGCTACCATAGCTCCTAAACCTGCAGTTCCCCGCACCCCTCCCCCTCGTAGTCCAAACCCTTCTCCAGAAAGACCCAG gTCTGCTCTAGCAGCAGCAATCCTTGCAACAACACTAACAGGGCGCACTGTTGCTATTCCTCAGCCTCGGCAGAGATCCTTTTCTGAAACAGATTCCACCTTCTTGGAGCAAGAATGTTTGGAACCATATGCAGCAGTCACAGAGCTCAGAATAGG CTCTAACTGGAAACTTGATGGTTGTGACAGGTCTCCTCTGCAGTCCCTGGAAATAACAGGCAGTTATGGTGAAGAAGAGGACGTGGATACATCTCTTTCAGATGCTGATAAAGAGGCAGAGTCCAGCTGTAAGAGTaatgagaaagaggaaggaagctTTAGCACCAGTGCTATTTATGCTGTTCCCTGCAAAACTAAAAAG GAGGAGTTTCCACCATCTCCTATCCCTAATGCTGACAAGGAAGTTTCTTCCCTTGAAACTGAGTGTCAGGTGGTGGTGGATAAGTCAAGTGTGCAAATAGAAG GAGACCAAAATCTGGGCTTGAATTTAAAG gaggaaaaaatagtaGCTGAAAAACTGATACATGACAAACCTCCACCATCCCCAG ATGTGTCTGTTCGGGCAAGGCAAGTATGGGAAAATACAAGCAAAGAAAAGTTCAGAGAACTACAGCAAGAAAACTGGTCTCTGAACAGGGCATACCAAGCTGTGCTCCAGCAATATAAGGGAACAAAGCAGTGCATGGAAGAACAGCAATTAAAGCTGAAGAcactggaagaagaaaacaaaagacttAAAGAAGCTGCAGAGAACTCACCTAGAGGAG AGGAGGCAACAGAATTACTTTCTCTCAGACAACAAGCACAGGAACTGGTAGATGAAAATGATGCTTTGAAAATGGTGGTCCATCGTTTAAATGTAGAATTAAGTCGCTATCAAACTAAATTCAGGTCGTTATCCCAAGAAGAG AATGCAAAGCTGAAAAGCTTACCCATGGAAGGACCACGACCACCATGGCTG gtgGATATGAAGTATTTGTCACCTCTTCTCTTGGCATATGAAGATAGaataagagaaaaggaagattttattCTTGAACATGAG GAGGATATGAAGAATTTTAAAGCACGAGTTGAAGAGTTGGTGAAGGAGAATGAAGATTTGCATGAACAATTAAATAACTTTGTTACCCCTACAGAATGGCAA ctgctgcaaacTCAGGCCAAGCTGGTCTTGGAAGAAAATGGAGTGTTGATGGAGCAACTCAAAATTCaacaagcaaaagcaaaagataGTCACAGACAGCATGTTCAAGAAG CTTCAAAGTTGGCCAAACAAATAGTAGTcttagaagagaagaaaaagagtcaagaggaagaaataacAGAGTACCAGAAGCAGCTAGAAGCTTTGTGTTCTACATGTGAAGAGCTGAAAGCCAAAATGGACAGCAGAATAACAGCAGAGGAGCACTTGGCTGTGGTGGATGATTTAAAAAG CTGTTtacagcaggagcagaagaagCGCTGTGAGGTGGAAGCTGTAATGGGAAGGGTAGCATCACTgcaaactgaaaacaagaaactgctcttagagaaaaataacttcatgGCTGACAAGAAGATCCTGGAAACTGAGATGCAGATGACTGAAAAGACAAACAG AcgattaaagaagaaaataagtctTTTGCaactgcagctggaggaagcaATGGAAAAAGAAGCCACAGCCTATCACTATCTAGCAAACCTTATTGGGCTGGTGGAGAAGACAGCTAAGGAACGTGATCATCTGGTATTTTTG GCCAGATGTTTGGAAAATGAGAATCATGGTGTTCTCAAGAAAATTGTAGAAGGCAGTCTGCGCTTAGGAAGATTGGAAGAAAAAGTTAAG gtatataaaaaaaaaacagctgagaaGCTTGGAGATATTAGTCTCAAGATGACTGAGCAGGAGAAAGAATTTGAAAGGAAGACTGTTCAgtatgaggaagaaaagaagcacCTGAGGTGTCTGCTGCAAGACAAACAGGAAATCCTCAATGAAGTGCTGCAGCAAAACAG gaaaacAGAAGGGGTTCTTGAAATCATGTGTGAATccacagcaaaagaaaacaggagaatGAGAGAAGTCTTACAGAAATCCCTGAGGAAGAACAACGCCTGGAGTGCTGTCACAGTTCATGAACCACACTCTCAGAAGGATCTTGTTTATGGACATGATTTTAGCTATTGTGATGTGAAAACTTCATCCCctactgaaatgaaattcagcAATAATGTCAGTGATAAGAATCTGCATCTCatccaagaaagaaaacttgGTGCCTGA